A region from the Candidatus Neomarinimicrobiota bacterium genome encodes:
- the cas2e gene encoding type I-E CRISPR-associated endoribonuclease Cas2e, whose product MLVIVVENVPPRLRGRLAIWLLEVRAGVYVGKVSRKIRDMIWHQVCEGADSGNAIMAWATNTESGFDFLTWGKNRRIPKEMDGIKLVSFLPENGSECDVENG is encoded by the coding sequence ATGTTGGTCATCGTAGTTGAGAACGTCCCTCCCCGATTAAGGGGGCGTCTGGCAATTTGGTTATTGGAAGTTCGGGCAGGAGTTTATGTGGGAAAGGTTTCCCGGAAAATCCGTGATATGATCTGGCATCAGGTTTGTGAGGGAGCTGATTCGGGGAATGCGATCATGGCCTGGGCGACCAATACAGAATCAGGTTTTGATTTTTTAACCTGGGGTAAAAACAGAAGAATTCCAAAGGAGATGGATGGGATCAAGTTGGTTTCGTTTTTACCTGAGAATGGGTCAGAATGTGATGTTGAAAACGGCTGA